One genomic region from Methanocaldococcus fervens AG86 encodes:
- a CDS encoding DUF4268 domain-containing protein: MPKVQLGVLEEIEIDKVFENERDLSDWLKDNIELLSQKLHLEFDELQREYPIGNFRVDIFGKEINTNTKVIIENQFGKTNHDHLGKILTYASGVDAKIIIWIAEEFTDEHKQALTWLNENTPEEIGFFGIELKVVKIGNSDPAVDFDVVVAPNQWVKISRNPQISERNETYRRFWDELLERYGKNLTPQPQNWMSFSAGKSGIEYSWVFKQGNKFSVELYIGTKDSQRNKQIFEFLKQNKEKIENEIGCSLEWTQAEKSKKGAYRIATYKQMSGNILQIDKNEWNELIEWGCETMKKFENTFSGFLSRCQQ, from the coding sequence ATGCCCAAAGTTCAGCTTGGAGTATTGGAAGAAATAGAAATAGATAAAGTTTTTGAAAATGAACGGGATTTAAGTGATTGGCTTAAAGATAACATAGAATTATTATCCCAAAAACTTCACTTAGAATTTGATGAACTTCAGAGAGAATATCCAATAGGAAACTTTAGGGTAGATATTTTTGGTAAGGAAATTAACACAAACACAAAGGTTATTATAGAAAATCAGTTTGGAAAAACAAACCATGACCATTTAGGGAAGATACTAACTTATGCATCTGGAGTTGATGCAAAAATCATTATATGGATTGCTGAAGAATTTACCGATGAACATAAACAAGCACTTACATGGCTAAATGAAAACACTCCCGAAGAAATTGGATTTTTTGGTATTGAGTTAAAAGTAGTTAAAATTGGAAATTCAGATCCTGCAGTAGATTTTGATGTTGTAGTAGCACCAAACCAATGGGTAAAAATATCAAGAAATCCACAGATATCAGAGAGAAATGAAACTTATAGAAGGTTTTGGGATGAACTTTTAGAAAGATATGGAAAAAATCTAACTCCACAGCCACAAAATTGGATGTCTTTTAGTGCAGGGAAAAGTGGAATAGAATATAGTTGGGTATTTAAACAGGGTAACAAATTTTCAGTTGAACTATACATTGGGACAAAAGATTCACAAAGAAATAAGCAAATATTTGAATTCTTAAAGCAAAATAAAGAAAAAATAGAAAACGAAATAGGATGTAGTCTTGAATGGACTCAAGCAGAAAAATCTAAAAAAGGAGCATATAGAATAGCAACATACAAACAAATGTCTGGGAATATCCTCCAAATTGATAAAAATGAATGGAATGAGCTTATTGAGTGGGGCTGTGAAACTATGAAAAAGTTTGAAAACACCTTTTCAGGATTTTTAAGTAGATGCCAACAATAA
- a CDS encoding GMP synthase subunit A yields MIIILDNGGQYVHRIYRSLKYIGVVSKIVPNTTPLEEIESNEDVKGIILSGGPDIEKAKCCIDIALNAKLPILGICLGHQLIALAYGGEVGRAEAEEYALTKVYVDKENDLFKNVPKEFNAWASHKDEVKKVPDDFEILAHSDICEVEAMKHKTKPIYGVQFHPEVAHTEHGSEILKNFCKVCGYEFDE; encoded by the coding sequence ATGATTATTATCTTAGACAACGGAGGGCAGTATGTTCATAGAATATATAGGAGTTTAAAGTATATTGGAGTTGTCTCAAAGATAGTTCCAAATACAACGCCATTGGAAGAGATTGAAAGCAATGAAGATGTTAAAGGCATTATACTAAGTGGAGGACCAGATATTGAAAAAGCAAAATGTTGTATAGATATTGCTTTAAATGCTAAACTCCCTATTTTGGGGATTTGTTTAGGGCATCAGTTAATTGCACTGGCTTATGGTGGAGAGGTCGGAAGGGCTGAGGCAGAGGAATATGCTTTAACAAAGGTTTATGTTGATAAGGAGAACGATTTATTCAAAAATGTTCCAAAGGAGTTTAATGCATGGGCTTCACATAAAGATGAGGTTAAAAAAGTTCCAGATGACTTTGAGATTTTGGCTCATTCTGATATATGTGAAGTTGAGGCGATGAAGCATAAAACAAAGCCAATTTATGGGGTTCAATTCCATCCAGAAGTTGCTCATACTGAACACGGCAGTGAGATTTTAAAAAACTTTTGTAAGGTTTGCGGATATGAATTTGATGAATAG
- the cobM gene encoding precorrin-4 C(11)-methyltransferase, whose protein sequence is MEKKVTIVGAGPGDPELITLKGKKAIEEADVIIYAGSLVNEKLLEYNKKNAEIYNSANMGLEEIINVMVKAVDEGKKVVRLHTGDPSIYGAIKEQIDELAKLGIDVEIIPGVSSLFAATASLKVELTLPEVSQTVIITRPEGRTPMPEKEKLKDLAKHQATMAIFLGVSMIDKVVNELIEGGYKEDTPVAVVYHASWNDEKVVKGTLKDIAEKVKKEGIKKTALIIVGEVLNPKHYAYSKLYDKDFEHGYRKRK, encoded by the coding sequence ATGGAAAAAAAAGTTACAATTGTTGGAGCTGGACCAGGAGACCCAGAATTAATTACATTAAAAGGAAAAAAAGCTATTGAAGAGGCAGATGTTATTATATACGCTGGTTCATTGGTTAATGAAAAGCTCTTAGAGTATAATAAAAAGAACGCTGAAATCTACAACAGTGCAAATATGGGTTTGGAAGAAATCATTAATGTAATGGTTAAGGCGGTTGATGAAGGGAAAAAAGTTGTTAGATTACATACTGGAGACCCATCTATTTACGGAGCTATAAAAGAACAAATTGATGAGTTAGCAAAGCTTGGTATAGATGTTGAAATAATTCCAGGAGTTAGCTCTTTGTTTGCGGCAACTGCCTCGTTAAAAGTTGAACTAACGCTTCCAGAGGTTTCTCAAACTGTTATCATTACTAGGCCTGAAGGAAGAACCCCAATGCCAGAAAAAGAAAAACTTAAAGATTTGGCTAAGCATCAAGCAACAATGGCTATCTTTTTAGGCGTTTCAATGATTGATAAGGTTGTCAATGAGTTAATTGAAGGAGGTTATAAAGAAGATACCCCAGTAGCTGTTGTTTATCATGCTTCATGGAATGATGAAAAGGTAGTTAAAGGAACTTTAAAGGACATAGCTGAAAAGGTAAAAAAAGAGGGAATTAAAAAAACCGCCCTAATAATTGTTGGAGAAGTTTTAAATCCAAAACATTATGCATATTCAAAGCTCTATGATAAAGATTTTGAACACGGATATAGGAAAAGAAAATAA
- a CDS encoding selenocysteine-specific translation elongation factor produces MEGLSVGLFGHIEGVGKELGKKGTSTDITLYNYKQGDKAICYIGPTRYPDRINPLIYTINMMDYALVFINEITGELGETLLALDMFEVHKGAFVVGDYVDLDMLKNIVSQTSMKDFEILEKDFINIREKMANLSVDRDYEGAVKIPIDHYFTVRSVGTVILGKVETGTVKVHDNLRVYPTDKTVMVRSIQIHDNDFKEAKAGNRVGLALKGITTDELDRGMILSNGDLNTAKEIEININWNPFMQKTVKEGENYQIIVGLQSVPCVVEEVNNNKIKLSLQKEIAYDAGDKLCLIDGSAKVRILGIGKL; encoded by the coding sequence ATGGAAGGCTTATCAGTAGGATTATTTGGTCATATTGAAGGAGTTGGAAAAGAGTTAGGAAAAAAAGGAACATCAACAGACATAACTCTATACAATTACAAGCAGGGAGATAAAGCTATTTGCTATATAGGGCCAACAAGATATCCAGATAGAATAAATCCTCTAATATATACAATAAACATGATGGATTATGCCTTAGTTTTTATTAATGAGATTACTGGAGAGTTGGGAGAAACTCTTTTAGCTTTAGACATGTTTGAAGTACATAAAGGAGCTTTTGTTGTAGGAGATTATGTTGATCTGGACATGTTAAAAAATATAGTATCACAAACATCCATGAAGGATTTTGAAATCTTAGAAAAAGATTTTATAAATATTAGAGAAAAGATGGCCAATTTAAGTGTAGATAGAGATTATGAAGGAGCTGTAAAAATCCCAATAGATCATTACTTTACAGTTAGAAGTGTTGGAACAGTTATATTGGGAAAGGTTGAAACTGGAACTGTTAAGGTTCATGATAACTTAAGAGTTTATCCAACAGATAAAACAGTAATGGTTAGGAGCATTCAAATACATGACAATGATTTTAAAGAGGCGAAGGCTGGAAATAGAGTAGGTTTAGCTTTAAAAGGAATAACAACAGATGAATTAGATAGAGGAATGATACTATCAAATGGTGATTTAAATACAGCCAAAGAGATTGAAATTAACATCAACTGGAATCCATTCATGCAAAAAACAGTAAAAGAAGGAGAGAATTATCAAATAATTGTTGGTTTGCAAAGCGTTCCATGCGTTGTTGAGGAAGTTAATAATAACAAAATAAAACTCTCATTACAAAAAGAGATAGCTTACGATGCTGGAGATAAATTATGCTTAATAGATGGTAGTGCAAAAGTCAGAATATTAGGGATAGGAAAGCTCTAA